The following proteins are encoded in a genomic region of Nitratireductor sp. GISD-1A_MAKvit:
- a CDS encoding ABC transporter substrate-binding protein produces the protein MRSFAAILVAVLALVSPSMAQNTDTVFEAPAGEIEQLVIGSVTDLVHIEPLIRAFQTANPATTIIYRQMTSLDLYAATNEACQEERFFADTVISSALPEQVRLVNDGCSEPFQFALPAALHDWASWRNELVGLTFEPAVIVYDRQGLDPDEVPRNRFELVDLLRQTERFRGRIGTYDIESSGVGYIFAFEDAAQASTWGRLLESLGQNRARLYCCSSEVIDGVRNGELVLGYNVLGSYALARQKDDPRIGIVFPSDYTLALPRAAFVSRHARNKRAANALIAFALSKSGQELLSGPSHLMSSISGPERLNAIDTGAGPIGRRGRIPSDRAFSRAAGRAGQGQAQGISRTMAELVSCRRSTVASRLFAFPSALSNHAATRGRCRRHGRRTGGNSAARHDGGSGVRALAGPGIDPRH, from the coding sequence ATGAGAAGCTTTGCGGCCATTCTGGTTGCCGTTCTGGCCCTCGTGTCGCCCTCCATGGCGCAGAACACCGACACGGTTTTCGAAGCACCCGCCGGAGAGATCGAGCAGCTTGTCATAGGCAGTGTGACGGACCTCGTGCATATCGAGCCGCTGATCAGGGCGTTCCAGACGGCAAATCCCGCCACCACGATCATTTACCGTCAGATGACAAGTCTCGACCTCTACGCAGCCACGAACGAGGCATGTCAGGAAGAGCGGTTTTTCGCCGATACGGTGATTTCCTCGGCGCTTCCCGAGCAGGTGCGGCTGGTGAATGACGGGTGTTCGGAGCCCTTTCAGTTTGCCCTGCCTGCGGCACTGCACGACTGGGCTTCCTGGCGCAACGAGCTGGTCGGACTCACCTTCGAACCCGCCGTCATCGTTTACGACCGGCAGGGGCTCGACCCGGATGAAGTGCCGCGAAACCGCTTCGAACTGGTCGATCTCCTGCGCCAGACGGAGCGTTTTCGCGGACGTATCGGCACCTACGATATCGAAAGCTCGGGCGTGGGCTACATTTTCGCGTTCGAGGATGCCGCACAGGCTTCAACCTGGGGGCGGTTGCTGGAAAGCCTCGGTCAGAACCGCGCACGGCTTTATTGCTGCAGCTCCGAGGTGATCGACGGGGTTCGCAATGGCGAGCTGGTGCTGGGTTACAATGTGCTTGGATCCTACGCGCTTGCGCGCCAGAAGGACGATCCGAGGATCGGTATCGTGTTCCCCTCCGATTACACGCTCGCGCTTCCGCGTGCAGCATTCGTCTCACGCCACGCCCGCAACAAGCGGGCAGCAAATGCGCTCATCGCCTTTGCATTGAGCAAATCGGGGCAGGAGCTCCTTTCGGGACCATCGCACCTGATGTCGTCGATCAGCGGGCCGGAGAGACTGAACGCCATCGATACCGGTGCCGGCCCCATCGGCCGAAGAGGCCGCATTCCGTCCGATCGAGCTTTCTCCCGCGCTGCTGGTCGGGCTGGACAGGGCCAAGCGCAGGGCATTTCTCGAACAATGGCAGAACTCGTTTCGTGCCGGCGGAGCACAGTAGCCAGTCGGCTATTTGCTTTCCCTTCCGCCTTGTCTAATCATGCCGCGACACGGGGGAGGTGCAGAAGACATGGCAGGCGGACAGGCGGCAACAGCGCGGCGCGACATGACGGCGGATCCGGAGTTCGGGCCCTGGCTGGCCCAGGCATCGATCCTCGTCATTGA